A segment of the Bacillus sp. es.034 genome:
CTCCCTTGAAGAGGTGTTTGCTTTTGACACTGGTCCCGGGAATATGGTGATCGATGGATTATGCGAAAAATTATTCGGTTTAGCTTTTGACGAGGATGGTTCGATTGCCGCCAGGGGAACGGTTCACCCTGAAGCAGCACGGAAATGGATGGAGTGGGAAAAGGATTTCTTTCAGAAAGCGCCGCCTAAGTCCACCGGCCGGGAACTGTTTGGTGAGGTGTTCGTGAACCGTATTCTAAAGGAATACAGCGATATCCCGAAAGAAGATCTGATTGCAACGGCAACCTACTTTACCGCCCTATCCATTTCGGATGCTTATAAAACATTCGTCTTCCCTCAGCATCCGATCAACGAGGTCATCATCGGCGGCGGGGGAAGCTATAACGGAACGCTTCTCCAAATGATGAGGGAACTTCTCCCTGAAGTGACAATCCTTATTCAGGAAGATATCGGATACTCCTCCGATGCTAAGGAAGCGATTGCCTTTGCCCTATTAGCCAACGAAACCCTGCACGGCAATTCAGGCAATGTCCCAGGGGCAACCGGAGCGAAAAAACCCGTCATCCTCGGGTCGATCACACCAAGCCCCACAAGCAAAAAATAAAAACCCTTTTGGAGGGACGGACCTTGACCCCAGTCGGGTACCGTCTCTCTGCTCTTTTTAAAGAAGATATGAAAAACATGTTAAAAAAGGTGGAAATTAGTATGATCACTCCTGATATCAAGAATCGTTTCCTCAGCATCGTCGGTAAAGATCATTACCGTGATACCCCTGCTGAAAAACTTGTCTATTCCTATGATGCAACACCCAACTATCAATCCATGCCCGATGCCATCATCGTTCCCCGGTCAACGGGGGAAGTATCGGCAATCGTGAAGATCTGCAATGAAAACGGCATTCCCATTGTCCCGCGGGGATCCGGCACGAATCTTTGTGCCGGTACGTGCCCAACCGAAGGCGGTGTTGTCCTGCTTTTCACCCATATGAACAACATTCTCGAATTGGATGAAGAAAATTTAACGATCACCGTCCAGCCCGGAATAGTAACACTTGATTTGATTCACGCCGTTGAAGCCAAGGGACTCTTCTATCCTCCAGACCCGAGCTCCATGAAGATCTCCACCATCGGAGGGAATATCAATGAAAACTCCGGTGGTTTGAGAGGGTTGAAGTATGGAGTCACACGTGATTATGTGCTTGCCCTTGAAGCGGTCCTTCCGAATGGTGATATCATCCGGACCGGCGGGAAACTCGCAAAAGATGTGGCCGGGTATGACTTGACCCGCCTATTTGTCGGGTCGGAAGGAACCCTTTGTGTGATCACGGAAGCGACATTGAAGCTCGTTCCCATGCCGGAGACAAAACAGACGATGCTTGCCCTTTACCAGGACATAGAAGCAGCTGCAAAAAGTGTATCGAACATCATCTCGAATCCGATCATCCCGACGACCCTGGAATTTCTGGATCAGCCTACATTGGAAGTGGTCGAGGATTTTGCCAAAATCGGACTGCCTACGGATGTGAAAGCAGTCCTGCTGATTGAACAGGATGGTCCTCCTGAGGTAGTCGCACGTGATATGAAGCGTATAGAGGAAGTGTGTGTTGAAAACGATGCCGTATCCGTTCAACTCGCTAAAACCGAAATCGAAGCAGAAGCCCTTCGCACTGCCCGGCGCTCTGCCCTCTCGGCTCTTGCCCGACTTAAGCCGACGACGATCTTGGAGGATGCCACGGTACCCCGTTCCGAAATTGCCAAGATGGTGAAAGCGATCAATGAGATAGCCGAGCGCCATGAGTTGAAGATTTGCACCTTTGGCCATGCAGGGGACGGAAACCTTCATCCGACCGTTGCCACAGACGCCAGGGACCATGATGAAATGAAGCGGGTCGAAGCAGCCTTTGAAGAGATCTTCGCCCATGCCATCGATTTGGGCGGGACCATCACGGGAGAACACGGCGTCGGGATGATGAAGGCGCCTTATCTCGAATGGAAACTCGGACCTGAAGGGATCGGCGCCATGAAGATGATCAAGCAATCCTTCGACCCCACTAACATCATGAATCCGAATAAAGTATTTGCAAAAGAATCGAGAAAACGTGTGGTGATTACAAGATGACGACCGTCCAGGAAAAGCAAAAGATTCAACAGGCATTCAAGGACCGCATGGATGAAGATGAATTATTGAATTGTATGAGATGCGGATTCTGCCTTCCCTCCTGTCCCACATATATCGAATCCGGATTCAAGGAATCACACTCCCCACGGGGGCGCATCGCCCTTATGAAGGCAGTCGTCGACGGGGTGATCGAGCCGGATGAAGAAGTCGAGCGCACACTGGACCTTTGTCTCGGATGCAGGGCCTGTGAACCGGTCTGTCCATCCGGTGTGAACTATGGTCACTTATTAGAAGAAGCACGGGATATCATTAATCAATATAAAAAGCATTCCCTCCCTGTCCGGGTTGTGAGGAAGACCGTATTCGAAGGTTTATTCCCACATCCCGACAGAATGAGGATGCTCACGAACCTTCTCGGAATCTATCAGCGTTCAGGTTTACAAAAGGTCCTCCATACTACGGGCGTGATGAAGCTGTTCCCGGAAAGCATGGCAACGATGGAACGCGTCCTTCCTCAGGTTCCAAAGCTGAAAGCGATGAAGGAACGCCCGACTTCCCTTTCTTCCATTGGTGAGGTTCGGAAAAAAGTCGCATTCTTTTCCGGTTGTTTGATGGATACGATGTTCCTGGAAACCAATAATGCCACAACGAAACTCCTTCAACTGGCAGGCTGTGACATCGTAATTCCGAAGACGCAAACCTGCTGCGGGGCCTTACATGGACACAGCGGTGAAAAGGATGCTGCCAAGGGACTCGCAAAACGGAATATTGAGGCATTTGAAGCTTCCGGCGTCGATTACATCATCACGAATGCCGGTGGCTGCGGAGCTTTTCTTGTCGATTACGATCACTTACTGAAAGATGATCCCGAGTGGAAAGACCGTGCTGTCCGATTTAAAAACAAGATTAAGGACATTTCCTCGATTCTGGTAGATTTGGAGTTTCATAAAAAGACATTGAATGTGGCACCACAACGAATTACGTACCAAGATTCCTGTCACTTAAGAAACGTACAGAGAACATTCATGGAACCAAGGGTACTCCTTCAATCCGTGGAAGGTGCCGATTACGTTGAGATGAAACAAGCCGACCACTGCTGCGGATCTGCAGGAATTTACAACATAGTCGAATCCGACATGTCCATGAAGATCCTCGATCACAAAATGGAAAACGTCGAAGACACCCGGGCCACCACCATCATCACATCCAACCCGGGCTGCCTCCTCCAAATGAAACTCGGTATCGAACGAGAAGGACTATCAGACAACATGCGAGCCATCCACATTGTCGACTTCTTATT
Coding sequences within it:
- the anmK gene encoding anhydro-N-acetylmuramic acid kinase AnmK; the encoded protein is MSKRLAVGLMSGTSVDGVDAALVSIEGAGTDTVVELVHYSTTPFSQPVKKKIFDVMSPDLSSTPLLSSLHFELGDVYADAVEKVCKEAGISVDDLSFIGSHGQTVYHQPFRTEDSVASTLQIGEPSVIAYRTNTQVVANFRSMDMAAGGEGAPLVPYTEFLLYGKKDGGRLLQNIGGIGNVTVLPKDCSLEEVFAFDTGPGNMVIDGLCEKLFGLAFDEDGSIAARGTVHPEAARKWMEWEKDFFQKAPPKSTGRELFGEVFVNRILKEYSDIPKEDLIATATYFTALSISDAYKTFVFPQHPINEVIIGGGGSYNGTLLQMMRELLPEVTILIQEDIGYSSDAKEAIAFALLANETLHGNSGNVPGATGAKKPVILGSITPSPTSKK
- the glcD gene encoding glycolate oxidase subunit GlcD → MITPDIKNRFLSIVGKDHYRDTPAEKLVYSYDATPNYQSMPDAIIVPRSTGEVSAIVKICNENGIPIVPRGSGTNLCAGTCPTEGGVVLLFTHMNNILELDEENLTITVQPGIVTLDLIHAVEAKGLFYPPDPSSMKISTIGGNINENSGGLRGLKYGVTRDYVLALEAVLPNGDIIRTGGKLAKDVAGYDLTRLFVGSEGTLCVITEATLKLVPMPETKQTMLALYQDIEAAAKSVSNIISNPIIPTTLEFLDQPTLEVVEDFAKIGLPTDVKAVLLIEQDGPPEVVARDMKRIEEVCVENDAVSVQLAKTEIEAEALRTARRSALSALARLKPTTILEDATVPRSEIAKMVKAINEIAERHELKICTFGHAGDGNLHPTVATDARDHDEMKRVEAAFEEIFAHAIDLGGTITGEHGVGMMKAPYLEWKLGPEGIGAMKMIKQSFDPTNIMNPNKVFAKESRKRVVITR
- a CDS encoding (Fe-S)-binding protein, which encodes MTTVQEKQKIQQAFKDRMDEDELLNCMRCGFCLPSCPTYIESGFKESHSPRGRIALMKAVVDGVIEPDEEVERTLDLCLGCRACEPVCPSGVNYGHLLEEARDIINQYKKHSLPVRVVRKTVFEGLFPHPDRMRMLTNLLGIYQRSGLQKVLHTTGVMKLFPESMATMERVLPQVPKLKAMKERPTSLSSIGEVRKKVAFFSGCLMDTMFLETNNATTKLLQLAGCDIVIPKTQTCCGALHGHSGEKDAAKGLAKRNIEAFEASGVDYIITNAGGCGAFLVDYDHLLKDDPEWKDRAVRFKNKIKDISSILVDLEFHKKTLNVAPQRITYQDSCHLRNVQRTFMEPRVLLQSVEGADYVEMKQADHCCGSAGIYNIVESDMSMKILDHKMENVEDTRATTIITSNPGCLLQMKLGIEREGLSDNMRAIHIVDFLLEAVD